In a genomic window of Streptomyces roseoviridis:
- a CDS encoding HSP90 family protein yields the protein MTLPDTAANPAGADRTFQVDLRGLVDLLSHHLYSSPRVYLRELLQNAVDALTARHALEPDAPEGAFGIRLLADGSVVRVEDDGVGLTEADVHTFLATIGRSSKRADRIAEQRGDFIGQFGIGLLSCFLVADEIHVLSRSARTPDAPAVEWRGRGDGSYTVRTLPASARPRPGTTVTLTPRVDAGEWTRPAQVHALARHFGSLLRHPVTFDDGTGGTGAPVNPEPAPWARTYPTPGARSRALAAYGTDVFGFTPLDTIELDLPAVGLKGIACVLPEAVPAGRRHGHRVHVKGMLLSEQAEEILPEWAFFVRCVVDAESLRPTASRESLYEDDTLAAVRDALAERLRAWIARAAASDPDLLGRFLQTHHLAVKSLAVHDDEILRMLLPWLPFETTDGHTTLDEFARTHRTVLVTSSVEEFRQVAAIASAAGLGVVNGGYTYDRDLVHRLPEIRPEVGVADLDPATLTAHLDPVDRETELAAAPYLALARDALAVFDCDVALRTFQPASAPALLIDSREARHERTRSQLAREQEGGLWGDILGALRQEAPRAQLILNQLNPLVRTAVAIDEPELARTSAEALYGQAALLSRRPLRPAESSLINRSFLDLLAHALRKDS from the coding sequence ATGACTCTGCCCGACACCGCCGCGAACCCGGCCGGCGCCGACCGCACCTTCCAGGTGGATCTGCGCGGCCTCGTCGACCTCCTCTCCCACCACCTCTACTCCAGCCCCCGCGTCTACCTGCGCGAACTCCTCCAGAACGCCGTGGACGCGCTGACCGCCCGGCACGCCCTCGAACCGGACGCCCCCGAAGGCGCCTTCGGCATCCGGCTGCTCGCCGACGGCTCGGTCGTCCGCGTCGAGGACGACGGCGTCGGCCTCACCGAGGCCGACGTGCACACCTTCCTCGCCACCATCGGCCGCAGCAGCAAGCGGGCCGACCGGATCGCCGAACAGCGGGGCGACTTCATCGGCCAGTTCGGCATCGGCCTGCTCTCCTGCTTCCTGGTCGCGGACGAGATCCACGTCCTCAGCCGCTCCGCCCGCACCCCCGACGCCCCCGCCGTGGAGTGGCGGGGACGCGGCGACGGCAGCTACACCGTCCGCACCCTGCCCGCCTCCGCCCGCCCCCGCCCCGGCACCACCGTCACGCTGACCCCGCGCGTCGACGCCGGCGAGTGGACCCGCCCCGCCCAGGTGCACGCGCTGGCCCGGCACTTCGGGTCCCTGCTGCGCCACCCGGTGACCTTCGACGACGGCACCGGCGGCACCGGCGCCCCCGTCAACCCCGAGCCCGCGCCCTGGGCCCGTACGTACCCCACGCCCGGAGCCCGCTCGCGTGCGCTCGCCGCGTACGGCACGGACGTCTTCGGCTTCACGCCCCTGGACACCATCGAGCTCGACCTGCCGGCCGTCGGCCTCAAGGGCATCGCCTGCGTGCTGCCCGAGGCGGTCCCGGCCGGACGCCGCCACGGCCACCGCGTGCACGTCAAGGGCATGCTCCTGTCGGAACAGGCCGAGGAGATCCTGCCCGAGTGGGCGTTCTTCGTCCGCTGCGTCGTCGACGCCGAAAGCCTGCGTCCCACCGCGTCCCGCGAGTCGCTGTACGAGGACGACACCCTCGCCGCCGTCCGCGACGCCCTCGCCGAGCGGCTGCGCGCGTGGATCGCCCGGGCCGCCGCCAGCGACCCCGACCTGCTCGGCCGCTTCCTGCAGACCCACCACCTGGCCGTGAAGTCGCTCGCCGTCCACGACGACGAGATCCTGCGGATGCTGCTGCCCTGGCTGCCGTTCGAGACCACCGACGGGCACACCACCCTCGACGAGTTCGCGCGCACCCACCGCACGGTGCTCGTGACGTCGAGCGTCGAGGAGTTCCGGCAGGTCGCGGCGATCGCCTCGGCCGCCGGGCTCGGCGTCGTCAACGGCGGCTACACCTACGACCGCGACCTGGTCCACCGGCTCCCCGAGATCCGGCCCGAGGTCGGCGTCGCCGACCTCGACCCGGCCACCCTCACCGCCCACCTCGACCCCGTCGACCGGGAGACGGAACTCGCCGCCGCGCCCTACCTCGCCCTGGCCCGCGACGCCCTCGCCGTCTTCGACTGCGACGTCGCGCTGCGCACCTTCCAGCCCGCCTCCGCGCCCGCCCTCCTCATCGACAGCCGCGAGGCCCGCCACGAGCGCACCCGCTCCCAGCTCGCCCGCGAGCAGGAGGGCGGCCTGTGGGGCGACATCCTCGGCGCCCTGCGCCAGGAGGCCCCCCGGGCCCAGCTGATCCTCAACCAGCTCAACCCGCTGGTCCGCACCGCCGTCGCCATCGACGAGCCCGAACTGGCCCGCACCAGCGCCGAAGCCCTCTACGGCCAGGCCGCGCTGCTGTCCCGGCGCCCGCTGCGGCCCGCCGAGTCGAGCCTCATCAACCGCTCCTTCCTCGACCTCCTCGCCCACGCCCTCCGCAAGGACAGCTGA